The proteins below come from a single Prochlorococcus marinus str. MIT 9215 genomic window:
- a CDS encoding DUF92 domain-containing protein, which produces MDLIRNQFFVGFCINFILIYVFCKIPLMTKGGWISAGILGTILWGCLSWQGWMSVVIYLLFGSLVTKLGFEFKKEQGIAEKRGGRRGPENVWGSAATGLFLAIMTKFNAANVVMFKIGFAASFAAKLADTFGSEIGKRFGKDTYLITSLKKVDRGTEGGVSLEGTLASVLGSIFMAFVMLRLSIISSKFHFIVVGVSGFLATLSESIIGAKFQNKYKLSNELVNSIQTSIASVFAIFFFILYSYFLN; this is translated from the coding sequence ATGGATTTAATTAGAAATCAATTTTTTGTAGGTTTTTGCATTAATTTTATTTTGATTTATGTATTTTGCAAGATTCCTTTGATGACAAAAGGTGGTTGGATAAGTGCAGGTATTTTAGGAACAATTTTGTGGGGATGTTTGTCTTGGCAGGGATGGATGTCAGTTGTAATTTATTTATTATTTGGATCTCTCGTTACTAAATTAGGTTTTGAATTTAAAAAAGAACAAGGAATAGCCGAAAAAAGAGGAGGAAGAAGAGGTCCTGAAAATGTATGGGGCTCTGCAGCTACAGGATTATTTCTTGCCATTATGACCAAATTTAATGCTGCCAATGTAGTCATGTTTAAAATAGGATTTGCTGCAAGTTTTGCTGCAAAGTTGGCGGATACTTTTGGCAGCGAAATTGGAAAAAGGTTTGGAAAGGATACATATTTAATTACTTCACTTAAAAAGGTTGATAGAGGAACTGAAGGAGGAGTAAGTTTAGAAGGAACATTAGCTAGTGTTTTGGGATCAATATTTATGGCTTTTGTAATGCTTCGTCTGTCAATCATATCTTCAAAATTCCATTTTATAGTTGTTGGAGTTTCGGGATTCTTGGCCACACTTTCTGAGAGTATTATTGGTGCTAAATTTCAAAACAAATATAAATTAAGTAATGAATTGGTAAATTCTATTCAAACAAGTATTGCTTCTGTTTTTGCTATCTTTTTTTTTATTTTATACTCATATTTTTTAAATTAA
- a CDS encoding GDSL-type esterase/lipase family protein, with translation MISLQKQLVIIGDSSVYGWGDNEGGGWCERLRKDWSKNQNGPVIYQLGVRGDGIEKVSSRWEKEWSSRGETRRNKPKAILLSVGLNDTATIGQKNGRHQMDIDGFEYGLERLINEMKSQTNVFVIGLTPVNESKMPFAGCLWYSNDFCNSYERRMEEVCLNQNVPFLTTFREMYSDKRSKNWITHDGIHLNSEGHFWIFQRLKSWEILTKWKES, from the coding sequence GTGATTAGTTTACAAAAACAGCTTGTTATAATTGGAGATAGCTCAGTTTATGGATGGGGAGATAATGAAGGTGGAGGATGGTGTGAGAGGCTTAGAAAAGATTGGTCCAAAAACCAAAATGGGCCAGTAATTTATCAACTGGGCGTAAGGGGTGATGGGATAGAAAAAGTTTCATCTAGATGGGAAAAAGAATGGTCATCTAGAGGAGAAACGAGAAGAAATAAACCTAAAGCAATCCTCCTGAGTGTTGGTCTTAACGATACCGCAACAATTGGTCAGAAAAATGGAAGACACCAAATGGATATAGATGGGTTTGAATATGGATTAGAGAGACTAATTAATGAAATGAAATCTCAAACAAATGTCTTTGTTATTGGTCTGACACCAGTTAACGAAAGCAAAATGCCTTTCGCAGGATGCCTATGGTACTCAAATGATTTTTGTAATTCTTATGAAAGGAGAATGGAGGAAGTATGCCTCAATCAAAATGTCCCATTTCTTACTACTTTTAGAGAAATGTACTCTGATAAAAGGAGCAAAAATTGGATTACGCATGATGGAATTCATCTAAATTCCGAGGGCCATTTCTGGATTTTCCAAAGACTGAAGAGCTGGGAGATTCTTACAAAATGGAAGGAATCTTAA
- a CDS encoding ABC transporter ATP-binding protein codes for MLDLKEISYQPQTSERKIIDNLNLKVHENEIILICGKSGSGKTTLLEIISGLTNPQKGKITWKNKILSSRKRRWFCGVVFQFPERYFIGTTIGKELKIGHKSLREKNIEIVLNKVGLKNINLIQPPEELSGGQQRRLAVAVQLLRNPSILLLDEPTAGLDNSMRNDVKNLILDLKNKNTIIIVTHEPALFEGIPSRMLTLEKGKIKNL; via the coding sequence ATGCTTGATTTAAAAGAAATATCTTATCAACCTCAAACTAGTGAAAGAAAAATAATAGACAATCTAAATTTAAAAGTTCATGAGAATGAAATCATTTTAATTTGCGGGAAGAGTGGTTCTGGGAAAACAACACTACTCGAAATAATAAGCGGATTAACAAATCCACAAAAAGGGAAAATTACATGGAAGAACAAAATTTTATCCTCTAGGAAAAGAAGATGGTTCTGCGGAGTAGTATTCCAATTTCCTGAAAGATACTTTATAGGTACAACCATTGGGAAAGAATTAAAAATAGGCCATAAATCTTTAAGAGAGAAGAATATAGAAATAGTTTTAAATAAGGTTGGTTTGAAAAATATTAATCTGATCCAACCACCAGAAGAACTTAGTGGCGGACAACAAAGGAGGTTAGCTGTGGCAGTTCAGCTTCTTAGAAATCCCTCAATTCTTTTGCTCGATGAACCAACTGCTGGATTAGACAATTCAATGAGGAATGATGTGAAAAATTTAATTCTTGATCTAAAAAATAAAAATACAATTATTATTGTTACTCATGAACCTGCCTTATTTGAGGGCATTCCATCTAGGATGTTAACTCTGGAAAAAGGGAAAATTAAAAATTTATGA
- a CDS encoding DUF3531 family protein, with protein MNIIFREVDPFNCWIWMRFSELPTQDEKNYLDGVFDSWYVLGRLGGFNSENLQTHEEGSDLSWMSYDNDQKNASLPALMHNLGIMEYQNLWGRCWVDFGTSDSLSIDILINSLNEISNNYVKIEELIIGGENNDWAVEEHEDLVFKD; from the coding sequence ATGAATATTATTTTTAGAGAAGTTGATCCTTTTAACTGTTGGATATGGATGAGGTTTTCAGAATTACCAACTCAAGATGAAAAAAATTATTTAGATGGTGTTTTTGATAGTTGGTACGTTCTAGGAAGGTTAGGTGGATTTAATTCTGAAAATTTGCAAACTCACGAAGAGGGTTCCGATCTTAGTTGGATGTCCTACGATAATGACCAAAAAAACGCCTCTCTACCGGCCTTAATGCATAATTTAGGAATTATGGAATATCAAAACCTTTGGGGAAGATGTTGGGTTGATTTTGGAACTTCAGACTCACTTTCAATTGATATATTAATAAATTCTTTGAATGAGATATCAAATAATTATGTAAAAATTGAAGAATTAATTATTGGTGGTGAGAATAATGATTGGGCTGTAGAAGAACATGAAGATTTAGTTTTCAAAGATTAA
- a CDS encoding 16S rRNA (uracil(1498)-N(3))-methyltransferase, whose protein sequence is MEDLTRLIISNERIKNIHNNNIELTNEEAHYLNKVMRIKNGKEIFIANGEGSLWKAIKVNNDCLEIIQLKKPYLFQEKEIYLLGIAVVIPKSGFEDILKMCTEIGIDFIQPLFSERQVNKNLNFSRKLLRWNAIIKEAVEQSERLWKPYILNGMDIIEWLKSRDNQESVSISITRENPRYYLNQWLREHQEFINKKGGIFWNVIGPEGGWSSKEIDFFNKNNNTFVKLSETILRTSTASINASSILNQWRIDFKLRN, encoded by the coding sequence ATGGAAGACTTAACAAGATTAATTATTTCTAATGAAAGGATTAAAAATATCCATAACAATAATATAGAACTGACTAATGAAGAGGCTCATTACTTAAATAAAGTAATGAGGATAAAAAATGGTAAAGAAATATTTATAGCTAATGGAGAGGGTTCATTATGGAAAGCTATAAAAGTTAATAATGATTGTTTAGAAATAATTCAATTAAAAAAACCTTACTTATTTCAAGAAAAAGAAATTTACTTATTAGGAATAGCTGTTGTTATACCAAAAAGTGGTTTTGAGGATATTTTAAAAATGTGTACTGAAATAGGAATTGATTTTATACAACCATTATTTTCAGAAAGGCAGGTAAACAAAAATTTAAATTTTTCTAGAAAACTTTTGAGATGGAATGCAATTATCAAAGAAGCAGTTGAGCAAAGTGAGAGATTATGGAAACCATATATCTTAAATGGTATGGATATTATTGAATGGCTCAAAAGTAGAGATAATCAAGAAAGTGTTTCAATTTCTATTACTAGAGAAAATCCCCGATATTATTTAAATCAATGGTTAAGAGAACATCAAGAATTTATAAATAAAAAAGGAGGTATTTTCTGGAATGTAATTGGCCCTGAGGGAGGGTGGTCCTCTAAAGAAATTGATTTTTTTAATAAAAACAATAATACTTTTGTTAAACTATCTGAAACTATCTTAAGAACTTCTACGGCTAGTATAAACGCATCATCAATACTAAATCAGTGGAGAATTGATTTTAAATTAAGGAATTAG